A portion of the Oreochromis niloticus isolate F11D_XX linkage group LG10, O_niloticus_UMD_NMBU, whole genome shotgun sequence genome contains these proteins:
- the zzef1 gene encoding zinc finger ZZ-type and EF-hand domain-containing protein 1 isoform X1 — MGNAESGCGGGSGDEEDIETESPGFAEDGPASATAGGGVGGGGGSGCGRSGRGSNNLPVPTGGPPSPGVLLEQVKLREAAARISDSGVAIHESVLAGNEGVLMRWLEDRLNRGEESVNVDQFCEMLESRDAPRDECEEAFGQFDAEGDGVVDIESMLIALKNSNGANLQGELSNVIRQLQACSLTPGFVDIFSKTKDRLGAHASKILKFLHRNRIPSSAIPFPILEGYNSICTMRSSVVQDFLEFLLQKEKDLDIQYRAELDRDPDVDMVKVVTQCYSTIEASSNVADIYKMTNGETASFWQSDGSARSHWIRLKMKPDVVLRRLAIAVASNDHSYMPQLVSVAVGKNRRSLQEIRDIRIPSNVTGYVALLENANITHPYIQINIKRCLSDGCDTRIHGLKTLGYQITKNKEMSVSDASAVWYLSLLTSLVTASMETNPALAQTVLQSTQKALRHMPPLSLTPSSTEFPRFFSANILEEVDGFLLRIADCCVSPDVELTLLAFALARGSVAKVIQALSCISDHLDTKYKASSLIVSMASVRLRLLYRNGKPLQLHLQACDVKSKDEKSGPENMLTEYSTGDGFLTEAGRLKASVILSTEDQSNFQVTQIKIKVRKGAIGPKCGLVFAYKEADPFDAEKHFKRFKKYHSWDYKDFKEFVQSSARTPAQSEDEPIGWFELEDDWNDVEIKLQQCRVAKFLMVKFLCTRQDNAERLGVQSLSFSGYLCPGTERLADLDDLSPKGESFDSDAVTGLCLLKKTLFFIQQLTRDMDASHCKQKYLLEFSGLSLSLFWNFYSKLREIEGEEVMKSRVLLLQLMQNCFPMLPTPLEPRGKEESKVPDEAGAAARPSMSSSKDDLSDPMRAVWELYTHLCHIVDSPEGETSVEKALHTEAVKAVLHGAAVFFPDKHVRRDKLFHMMKNITEEDQPESVKVTFESLCNYFSDQDPSGLLLLPPKGAPSDFDISPILSVMETLLLVATRECEVMMVDENSGASRSVLLSLFWALQGSLLSWCYLQLKGGASTAIAMELARDILLKYVDQFLESVKSILGSLLERYTGAQITEKLGSSIIATVFRQLMIFLLELCPLDIPHSMLLKSFSSLVELLRSLSSDTGDIFSKVDQENWHQPQQPVVLRTWNMESPHNYENSRHETSIFACPGTTSFEVEFDERCETEKRYDYLEFTDSRGGKVRYDMKVGTEKWPKKVTFDTGPQLQFLFHSDSSNNEWGYKFTVTALGLPDITISWMSDLQLLVARLMGRLASRTLALKSPHEVRSVKELPSGKMSHVQSSPLWKPILRHGLCEKREANRTKTITDQASTWTPDELMGFLEDFARWNPSQELTDARTELMRTLVQACRKQTMRNEITTGSKIDQAVNAMWAAMVYHTPALNLALLSYVVNPDCKSSLSEEFVQVYSLADSIRTWMLEMKQRYLVGKMNIHDEREGGPDEVTMETLAEMCIEKSLLLFRFAPCGVPCQGSDASKATESSSALLFRSSSISEGDFQASSSLGPQAAGSEESCESRSGQSQSSSTHIANSSSCGHSRRTHRDSTESLSPQPGEPASPSAYNRKAPFSRARLRLLSCRSIEEPRMTPSVKDRYPMLKHILNFIKDQALTTVSILQTLSLNKAQALSVCKVLEMVQQCFRSMGQPHLFQPPCILFLQELLACQKDFTCYFSQLSDSGQKLGEEVRRSYHQLVLMLVEAVQGFSSLNEKAFLPALSCVQTCLLHLLDMNWEAHDLPFFLSINLPDLLLSMSQENISVHDTAISQWTEEDEIADYKKNQEWMDECMDGMFEKWYDKIDEEESMEDRRKMHMFIARYCDLLNVVISCDGCERMAPWHRYRCLQCMDMDLCKTCFLSGAKPEGHEDDHEMVNMEYACDHCQGLIVGSRINCNVCEDFDLCFGCYNAKKYPDSHLPTHRITVYPMVTIRISDRHRLIQPYIHNYSWLLFAALALYTSELSSEKQTDGDSLDSDTLKVAKALQTHCSQLITDCLLKGQTGKGFRSSALLALLSTNDSASDSELCPVSPESSQELSTATDTSSLPGSTAAVCSPSSPKHKDKPSDEKKAEEASSPPAAHPELSLPPSSGSGDKKKLVTQDTLDSARLSQTPSVSSEDPLSPVVRRAVNSPTSDVVKETDDRLPPVPLQGHVFSECSRERILGLLAAMLPPAKPGCSLCLPSLSSMLPQLFKAVISNAGSLNETYHLTLGLLGQLLLRIPPMEADSAVTEALADKYELLIQGEMSCLDIQGWKTIQLLFSLGAVCLDSRIGLDWACTVADILHSLNACPEWCTIIAAFTDHCVQQLPQTLKRTNLFTLLVLVGFPEVLCVGTQTVFIDNANEKHNMILLKHFTEKNHAAVVDVKTRKRKTVKDYQLIQSQDSCTVGLPGQPEGQGCPKTLLSRYLGNFTSIISHLLQTSQDNGSSDAVEASWVLSLALKGLYNILKKHGVEHAHEAIQESGLTQLLVRKCSKGTGFSKLWLLRDLEILSIMLYSSKREIHSMAQDPEREQREQDKEHDSDHSSCCADDTDVNKPDPLEGLDEETKICFQITHDALNAPLPILRAMYELQMKRTDSFFLEVQKRFDGEEIKTDETIRTLAQKWQSSRRPRSEERNTKAVDTDMIVVSCMSKPSHCEKATEEINVVAQKLITNSESDLQLSYAKQRRTKSSALLHKELDVRSNRAVRQYLVKVNQAIATLYARHVLASLLADWPTDAPMSEEALELNGASHMAYILDMLMQLEERPSWEKILQRVLKGCSQSMLCSLSLTACQFMEEPGMAVQVRESKHPYDNNTNFEDKVHIPGAIYLSVKFDSRCYTEEGCDELIMSSSSDFVQDVHNFSGSPQKWSDFEIPGDTLYYRFMSDMSNTEWGYKFTVTGGHRGRFQTGFEILKQMLADDQVLSQLLLADIWEWQVGVACRQTGNQRLRAIHLLLRLLQCQSQTACTLTLLRPLWQLFMSMENSLSQDPTSITVLLPLHRALTELFFIAEARAIAQGVLQEYLLAMTTDEQLLNHTAMALKNIAAISLAINYPNKSTKLLNMSP; from the exons ATGGGCAACGCGGAGAGCGGCTGCGGCGGAGGCAGCGGCGACGAGGAAGACATAGAAACGGAGAGCCCCGGCTTCGCGGAAGACGGTCCGGCCTCTGCGACCGCTGGCGGCGGTGTTGGAGGCGGCGGCGGCTCTGGTTGTGGCAGGAGCGGAAGGGGATCGAATAACCTACCCGTGCCCACTGGTGGACCACCCAGCCCCGGGGTCCTCTTGGAGCAAGTGAAACTGAGAGAAGCGGCGGCTCGTATTAGCGACTCTGGAGTCGCCATTCACGAGTCCGTCCTGGCCGGGAATGAGGGTGTCCTGATGCGGTGGCTGGAGGACCGGTTAAACCGAGGAGAAGAGTCCGTTAATGTTGATCAATTTTGTGAGATGTTAGAGAGCAGAGATGCCCCGAGGGACGAGTGCGAAGAG GCCTTTGGTCAGTTCGATGCGGAGGGGGATGGAGTGGTGGACATAGAGAGTATGCTGATTGCTCTGAAGAACTCCAATGGAGCTAATCTACAGGGAGAGCTGAGTAATGTGATAAGACAGCTTCAGGCCTGCTCGCTTACCCCAG GTTTTGTGGACATATTCTCCAAGACCAAAGACCGATTAGGAGCACACGCCTCTAAAATTCTAAAGTTCTTACACAGGAATCGTATTCCCAGCAGTGCCATCCCTTTCCCAATTTTAGAGGGCTACAACAGTATCTGTACCATGAGGTCCAGTGTGGTGCAGGACTTCTTGGAATTCCTCTTGCAGAAGGAGAAAG atttGGATATTCAGTACAGAGCAGAGCTGGACCGTGATCCggatgtagacatggtcaaggtCGTCACTCAGTGCTACAGCACAATAGAAGCTTCATCCAATGTTGCTGACATCTACAAGATGACAAATGGGGAAACGGCGTCTTTCTGGCAGTCCGACGGCAGCGCTCGCTCACACTGGATACG ACTAAAAATGAAACCAGATGTTGTTTTGAGACGTTTGGCCATTGCTGTGGCTTCTAATGACCACAGCTATATGCCTCAGCTAGTGTCAGTTGCTGTGGGGAAGAACCGGCGTTCTTTGCAGGAGATCAGAGACATCCGCATCCCGAGCAATGTCACGGGCTATGTAGCTCTCTTGGAGAATGCCAACATCACACACCCCT ACATCCAAATCAACATTAAGCGGTGCCTGAGTGATGGATGCGACACACGGATTCACGGCTTGAAGACGCTGGGTTATCAGATTACCAAGAATAAAGAGATGTCTGTTTCGGATGCTTCAGCCGTCTGGTACCTGTCTCTCCTCACCTCTTTGGTCACTGCGTCCATGGAGACAAACCCTGCACTTGCTCAGACCGTCCTTCAGAGCACACA AAAAGCCTTACGTCACATGCCGCCATTGTCCCTTACACCGTCATCCACAGAGTTCCCCAGGTTCTTTTCTGCAAACATCTTGGAGGAGGTGGATGGATTTCTCCTCAGGATAGCAGA CTGCTGTGTGAGTCCTGATGTAGAGCTGACCCTCCTGGCCTTCGCCCTGGCCAGAGGGAGTGTGGCAAAAGTCATTCAGGCCCTGTCCTGCATCAGTGATCATTTAGACACCAAGTACAAGGCCTCGTCACTCATCGTCTCTATGGCCTCGGTCCGGCTACGACTGCTGTATCGCAACG GGAAGCCGCTCCAGCTGCACTTACAGGCCTGTGATGTGAAGAGCAAAGATGAGAAATCAGGACCAGAGAACATGCTAACAGAGTACTCCACTGGAGATG GTTTTCTCACAGAAGCCGGCCGTTTGAAAGCCAGCGTAATTCTCTCGACAGAGGACCAGAGCAACTTCCAGGTCACTCAGATAAAGATCAAA GTGCGGAAAGGAGCCATTGGACCGAAATGTGGTTTAGTGTTTGCGTATAAGGAGGCCGATCCTTTCGATGCAGAGAAACACttcaaaaggtttaaaaagtaTCACTCCTGGGACTACAAGGACTTCAAAGAGTTTGTACAAAGCAG TGCCAGGACTCCAGCGCAGAGTGAAGACGAGCCGATTGGCTGGTTTGAGCTGGAGGATGACTGGAATGATGTGGAGATCAAGCTGCAGCAGTGTCGTGTTGCCAAG TTCCTGATGGTGAAATTCCTGTGCACCAGGCAGGACAACGCCGAGCGCCTTGGTGTGCAGTCCCTCAGCTTCAGTGGCTACTTGTGCCCTGGGACAGAGAGGCTCgcagacctggatgacctcagTCCAAAAGGAGAGAGCTTTGACAGTGATGCTGTTACCGGCCTTTGTCTGCTAAAGAAGACCCTCTTCTTCATACAGCAGCTTACACGAGACATG gATGCCTCTCACTGCAAGCAGAAGTATCTGTTGGAATTCAGCGGGCTCAGCCTGAGCCTCTTCTGGAACTTCTACAGCAAACTCAGGGAGAT TGAGGGAGAGGAGGTGATGAAGAGCAGAGTTCTCCTCCTCCAGTTGATGCAGAACTGTTTCCCCATGCTGCCCACCCCCCTGGAGCCCCGGGGCAAAGAGGAGAGCAAAGTGCCAGATGAAGCTGGCGCAGCAGCTCGTCCATCCATGTCCAGCAGCAAAGATGACCTCAGTGACCCTATGAGGGCTGTGTGGGAGCTCTACACTCACCTCTGTCACA TTGTGGACAGTCCGGAAGGTGAGACATCCGTGGAAAAAGCTTTGCACACAGAAGCGGTGAAGGCTGTTCTTCATGGAGCGGCTGTTTTCTTCCCTGATAAACATGTCAGGCGAGACAAACTCTTTCACATGATG aAAAACATTACAGAGGAGGATCAGCCAGAGTCGGTGAAGGTTACCTTTGAATCCCTTTGTAATTACTTCAG CGATCAGGATCCAAGTGGCCTTCTGCTGCTCCCTCCTAAAGGAGCTCCCTCAGACTTTGACATCAGCCCAATACTCTCAGTCATGGAGACGCTGCTCCTGGTCGCCACCAGAGAG TGTGAGGTCATGATGGTGGATGAGAATAGCGGAGCCAGCAGATCGGTTCTGCTGTCGTTGTTCTGGGCTCTGCAGGGCAGTCTGCTCTCCTGGTGCTACCTGCAGCTCAAAGGAGGAGCATCCACGGCCATTGCAATGGAGCTGGCCAGAGACATCCTGCTAAAAT ATGTGGATCAGTTCTTGGAAAGTGTGAAGTCTATCCTTGGCTCACTGTTGGAGAGATACACTGGAGCTCAGATTACTGAAAAATTAGGCAGCTCTATCATAGCCACAGTCTTCAGACAACTG ATGATCTTCCTCTTGGAGCTGTGCCCCTTGGACATCCCCCACAGCATGCTGCTGAAAAGCTTCTCCTCGCTCGTTGAGCTGCTCAGAAGCCTGTCAAGTGACACCGGAGACATCTTTTCTAAG GTGGATCAAGAGAACTGGCACCAACCCCAGCAGCCAGTGGTGTTAAGGACCTGGAACATGGAGTCCCCGCACAACTACGAGAACAGCCGCCACGAGACGAGCATCTTCGCCTGCCCCGGCACGACATCGTTTGAGGTGGAGTTTGATGAACGGTGTGAAACAGAGAAGAG ATACGACTACTTAGAATTCACAGATTCCAGAGGGGGGAAGGTCCGCTACGACATGAAGGTCGGAACTGAGAAGTGGCCAAAG AAAGTGACCTTTGACACCGGTCCccagctgcagttcctcttcCACTCTGACAGCAGCAACAACGAGTGGGGCTATAAGTTCACTGTAACAGCCCTGGGTTTACCAGACATCACCATTTCTTGGATGTCAGATCTGCAGCTGCTGGTGGCTCGTCTGATGGGTCGCCTTGCATCCAGAACGCTCGCGTTGAAATCTCCACACG AGGTTCGCAGCGTAAAGGAACTTCCATCAGGGAAAATGTCCCATGTTCAGTCTTCACCTTTATGGAAACCCATCCTGAGACATGGGCTGTGTGAAAAAAGGGAGGCGAACCGAACAAAAACAATCACAGACCAG GCGAGCACATGGACTCCGGATGAGTTGATGGGCTTCCTGGAGGACTTTGCTCGCTGGAACCCTTCACAGGAGCTAACAGACGCTAGAACAGAGCTGATGAGGACCCTCGTGCAGGCTTGCAGGAAACAGACGATGAGGAACGAGATCACCACTGGGTCAAAGATAGACCAAGCTGTGAATGCCATGTGGGCAGCCATGGTGTACCACACACCGGCCCTCAACCTTGCACTTCTTAGCTATG TAGTTAATCCGGACTGTAAATCCAGTCTGAGTGAAGAGTTTGTGCAGGTGTATTCACTAGCAGACAGCATCAGAACGTGGATG CTGGAGATGAAGCAGAGATATCTGGTTGGCAAAATGAACATTCATGACGAGAGGGAAGGTGGTCCTGATGAGGTTACCATGGAGACACTGG CTGAGATGTGCATCGAGAAAAGCCTCTTGTTGTTCCGATTTGCTCCTTGCGGAGTTCCATGCCAAGGCAGCGACGCTTCCAAagccacagagagcagcagtgCTCTGCTGTTCCGATCAAGTTCTATTTCAGAAGGGGACTTCCAAGCCAGCTCATCTCTGGGACCTCAGGCTGCAGGGTCTGAGGAAAGCTGTGAGTCCAGGTCTGGACAGAGTCAGTCGTCCAGTACTCACATTGCAAACTCATCCTCATGTGGCCACAGCAGGCGAACCCATCGAGACTCGACAGAGAGTCTCTCCCCCCAGCCTGGGGAGCCAGCCTCCCCCTctgcttacaaccgcaaagctccgTTCAGTCGGGCGCGCCTGCGTCTCCTGTCCTGTCGCTCTATAGAAGAGCCTCGCATGACTCCCTCAGTCAAAGATCGCTACCCGATGCTCAAACACATCCTAAACTTCATAAAGGACCAGGCTCTCACAACAGTAAG CATTCTGCAGACGCTGTCTCTGAACAAAGCGCAGGCCCTGAGTGTGTGCAAGGTGCTGGAGATGGTTCAGCAGTGCTTCCGTTCCATGGGACAGCCACACCTGTTCCAACCCCCCTGCATCCTGTTCCTACAGGAGCTGCTGGCATGCCAGAAAGACTTTACCTG TTATTTCTCTCAGCTGTCAGACAGTGGTCAAAAGCTGGGAGAGGAAGTGAGGCGCTCCTACCATCAGCTGGTGCTCATGCTTGTGGAGGCGGTACAGGGCTTCAGCAGCCTCAATGAGAA AGCGTTTCTGCCGGCCCTGTCGTGTGTGCAGACCTGCTTGTTGCACCTCCTGGACATGAACTGGGAGGCGCACGATCTTCCTTTCTTCCTGAGCATCAACCTTCCTGACCTCCTCCTCAGCATGTCTCAGGAGAACATCAGCGTCCATGACACTGCCATCAG TCAGTGGACAGAGGAGGACGAGATTGCAGACTACAAGAAGAACCAGGAGTGGATGGATGAGTGTATGGACGGGATGTTTGAGAAGTGGTATGACAAAATTGATGAAGAGGAATCGATGGAGGACAGGAGAAAG ATGCACATGTTCATTGCCCGCTATTGTGACCTGCTCAACGTCGTGATCTCTTGCGATGGCTGTGAGAGGATGGCGCCTTGGCACCGCTACCGCTGTCTGCAGTGCATGGACATGGACCTCTGCAAGACCTGCTTCCTTA GTGGTGCCAAGCCTGAAGGCCACGAGGACGATCATGAGATGGTAAACATGGAATATGCCTGCGATCATTGCCAGGGGCTTATTGTAGGCAGCAGGATCAACTGCAATGTGTGTGAAGACTTTGACCTGTGCTTCGGTTGTTACAACGCAAAGAAGTATCCTGACAG CCACCTGCCCACCCATCGCATCACCGTGTACCCCATGGTGACCATACGGATCAGCGATCGCCACCGTCTCATCCAGCCCTACATACACAACTACTCTTGGCTGCTGTTTGCTGCTTTGGCCCTGTACACGTCAGAGCTGAGCAGCGAGAAGCAAACGGATGGAGACAGTTTGGACAGCGACACTCTGAAGGTGGCCAAAGCCCTGCAGACCCACTGCTCCCAGCTCATCACTGACTGCTTGCTCAAAGGACAGACTGGCAAAG GTTTCCGTTCCTCTGCTTTGCTTGCTCTGCTGTCCACCAATGATTCTGCTTCTGACAGCGAGCTGTGTCCAGTCTCTCCCGAGTCCTCTCAAGAGCTCAGCACAGCCACGGACACCTCCTCGCTCCCTGGTAGCACAGCAGCAGTCTGCTCTCCTTCATCTCCTAAGCACAAG GATAAACCGTCAGATGAGAAAAAGGCAGAGGAGGCGAgctctcctcctgctgctcatcCAGAGTTGTCGCTCCCTCCGAGCAGTGGGTCGGGGGACAAAAAGAAGCTGGTCACTCAAGACACCCTAGACTCTGCCAGGCTCAGCCAGACCCCGTCTGTGTCCAGCGAAGACCCCCTCTCTCCTGTGGTCCGAC GAGCAGTCAACTCGCCAACATCTGATGTTGTCAAGGAAACAGACGATAGGCTGCCCCCAGTTCCCCTTCAGGGGCACGTGTTCTCCGAGTGCTCAAGAGAGAGGATCCTGGGACTGCTGGCAGCCATGCTACCTCCAGCCAAACCA GGCTGTTCCCTGTGTCTGCCCAGTCTGAGCTCCATGCTGCCACAGCTTTTTAAGGCAGTCATTTCCAATGCTGGCTCTCTGAACGAGACCTACCACCTCACCTTAGGCCTCCTGGGTCAGCTGCTGCTCCGGATCCCTCCGATGGAGGCTGACAGTGCTGTGACAGAGGCTCTGGCTGACAAGTATGAGTTGCTGATACAAGGAGAGATGTCCTGTTTAGACATCCAGGGCTGGAAGACCATACAGCTGCTTTTCAGCCTGGGCGCCGTCTGTTTAGACAG TCGCATTGGCTTGGACTGGGCGTGCACGGTGGCAGACATTTTGCACAGTCTCAATGCTTGCCCCGAGTGGTGCACAATCATCGCCGCCTTCACCGACCATTGCGTTCAGCAGCTGCCGCAGACTCTGAAGCGCACCAACCTTTTCACACTGCTGGTGCTCGTGGGCTTCCCCGAG GTGCTGTGCGTGGGCACCCAGACGGTGTTTATCGACAACGCCaatgaaaagcacaacatgatcTTGCTGAAACACTTCACAGAAAAGAACCATGCTGCAGTGGTGGACGTTAAAACGCGCAAGAGGAAAACAG TGAAGGACTACCAACTCATCCAGTCTCAGGATTCTTGCACAGTCGGTCTGCCGGGGCAGCCAGAGGGCCAAGGCTGCCCAAAGACGCTGCTTAGTCGCTACTTGGGCAATTTCACCTCCATTATTAGCCACCTATTGCAGACAAGCCAGGACAACGGCTCTTCTGATGCTGTGGAGGCTTCCTGGGTCCTGTCTTTGGCTCTTAAAGGCCTCTATAACATACTCAAG aaGCATGGAGTGGAGCACGCACATGAAGCCATCCAGGAGTCAGGCCTGACCCAGCTGCTGGTGAGGAAGTGCAGTAAGGGGACCGGCTTCAGCAAGCTGTGGCTGCTGCGCGACCTGGAGATTCTCTCCATCATGCTGTACTCCTCAAAGAGGGAGATCCATTCCATGGCCCAGGACCCAGAGCGAGAGCAACGAGAGCAGGACAAGGAGCACGACTCGGACCACTCCAGCTGCTGTGCTGACGACACGGATGTCAATAAGCCCGACCCGTTGGAGGGTCTCGATGAGGAGACAAAGATTTGCTTCCAA ATCACCCACGATGCCTTAAACGCCCCTTTGCCCATTCTGCGAGCTATGTATGAGCTGCAGATGAAGAGGACCGACTCGTTCTTCCTGGAGGTCCAGAAGAG aTTTGATGGAGAAGAGATAAAAACGGATGAGACGATCCGTACGCTGGCCCAGAAGTGGCAATCCAGCAGGCGGCCTCGGTCTGAGGAGCGGAACACCAAGGCTGTGGACACTGACATGATTGTGGTGTCTTGTATG TCTAAACCGAGTCACTGTGAAAAGGCCACAGAGGAGATAAACGTCGTAGCCCAGAAGCTCATCACCAACTCAGAGAGCGACCTTCAGCTCAGCTATGCCAAACAGAGACGCACCAAAAGCTCCGCTCTGCTGCACAAAGAGCTGGATGTGCGCAGCAACCGAGCCGTTCGTCAGTACCTGGTGAAGGTCAACCAGGCCATCGCCACGCTGTATGCTCGCCACGTGCTGGCGTCGTTGCTGGCCGACTGGCCCACAGACGCGCCGATGAGCGAGGAGGCCCTGGAGCTGAACGGGGCTTCGCACATGGCTTACATCTTGGACATGCTGATGCAGCTGGAGGAGCGGCCGTCGTGGGAGAAG ATTCTTCAGAGGGTGCTGAAGGGTTGCAGCCAGAGCATGCTTTGCAGTCTGTCTCTCACTGCTTGCCAGTTCATGGAGGAGCCTGGCATGGCAGTGCAGGTCAGAGAGTCCAAACACCCGTATGATAACAACACCAACTTTGAG GACAAGGTGCACATCCCTGGCGCCATCTACCTGTCTGTAAAATTCGATTCCCGCTGCTACACAGAGGAAGGCTGCGACGAGCTCATCATGTCCAGCAGCAGCGATTTTGTCCAAGATGTTCACAACTTCAGCGGGTCTCCGCAGAAGTGGTCCGATTTTGAAATCCCTG GTGATACCCTGTACTACAGATTCATGTCAGACATGAGCAACACAGAGTGGGGCTACAAGTTCACCGTAACAGGGGGACACAGGGGCCGTTTTCAGACAG GTTTTGAGATACTGAAGCAAATGTTAGCTGATGACCAAGTGCTCAGCCAACTGCTACTAGCCGACATCTGGGAGTGGCAAGTGGGCGTGGCCTGTCGACAGACTGGAAACCAGCGACTGAGAGCCATTCACCTGTTGCTGCGTCTGCTGCAGTGTCAGTCCCAGAC AGCCTGCACGCTGACGCTGCTGCGACCTCTGTGGCAGCTCTTCATGTCTATGGAGAACAGCCTGAGCCAGGATCCCACCAGCATCACGGTGCTGCTGCCTCTTCACAGAGCCCTCACTGAACTCTTCTTTATCGCAGAGGCCCGTGCAATC